One Drosophila subobscura isolate 14011-0131.10 chromosome U, UCBerk_Dsub_1.0, whole genome shotgun sequence DNA window includes the following coding sequences:
- the LOC117900796 gene encoding selenoprotein BthD — MSDKKALNPHQPVLYIDHCRYRENYRREALLLHASLVEALRALHPHVNLQLRINENGPPEEGAFEVAIAATPTETSSDRQQIWTGLRRVPFASKVPHVDDIITSVCHALNLVGDDDSTKKELRRKIMSNLRRSRNIHNAEKE, encoded by the coding sequence ATGAGCGACAAGAAGGCACTGAACCCCCATCAGCCGGTGCTGTACATCGACCATTGTCGCTACCGCGAGAATTACCGTCGGGAAGCCCTCCTGCTGCATGCCTCACTGGTGGAGGCATTGCGTGCCCTCCACCCGCACGTCAATCTGCAGCTGCGGATCAACGAGAACGGCCCGCCGGAGGAGGGTGCCTTCGAGGTAGCGATTGCCGCCACTCCCACCGAAACCAGCTCGGACAGGCAGCAAATCTGGACGGGTCTGAGGCGGGTTCCGTTCGCTTCCAAAGTGCCACATGTGGACGACATAATCACATCGGTTTGCCATGCTCTAAATTTGGTGGGCGATGATGATTCCACAAAGAAGGAATTACGCCGGAAGATAATGTCGAATCTGAGACGCAGCCGTAACATCCACAACGCGGAGAAGGAATAG